In Notolabrus celidotus isolate fNotCel1 chromosome 22, fNotCel1.pri, whole genome shotgun sequence, one genomic interval encodes:
- the si:ch211-195o20.7 gene encoding cytospin-A: MGNFSSKDGHGPTGAHGESFHTPPASPQSDEPASIPGVPQLFHPAPPQPSPAAPSTSPPPVPGLTPSAKKTQSSTNPTTTCARPEWRPYPPLSSQSTTLGSSGVNQQHNNPGTTAFKREASFGRNGGPPTSTPRTPISQGKTMTVSPTRTPSSVCSASPVVGSSSGSSWRERDSGISQSLLPAHEAADSQGEELERLLEECRKALGVTASKDGASNTTEILKCLLTEVKSLKSTLQTERGEWLQFQSDLQVAVSVADRLRAEAEEELTALRTVHKDVERELAAAQQRLKEADIQLVTLRGELKESRQRLTNLTPGPGQEPERPNRPTNEPAKSPENKEVTQMGRERGVHKLGQEEMESKCLNEVTKNVVSKEVRKDCNNVTKRYLKNVTSEDRTGEAVRSSETQRMVTTERSRSLSRLPASPDSPTVQNGTSQTNTVSTFVPTNKNTGPLRGRRSLDWQDSRTSTDTGKREETLNKYNSSLTELPPTKSQDGFNMLLRRHGGSKRNSLLRWCQSQTQGYKNIDITNFSSSWADGLAFCAVYHTYLPSHIPYTTLTPENKRENLSLAFKTGESVGITQTLTVEEMLRAGGPDWQRVLNYVESIYRHFEM; this comes from the exons ATGGGAAACTTTTCGAGCAAGGACGGCCATGGACCCACAG GAGCTCATGGGGAAAGTTTCCACACCCCTCCTGCTTCCCCACAAAGTGATGAGCCTGCCTCCATACCTGGTGTCCCCCAGCTTTTTCACCCTGCTCCACCTCAACCCTCCCCTGCAGCCCCATCCACATCACCACCTCCAGTCCCAGGTCTCACACCCAGCGCAAAGAAAACACAGTCCAGCACCAACCCTACCACTACCTGTGCCCGTCCCGAATGGAGGCCTTATCCACCACTCAGCTCACAAAGCACCACTCTTGGTAGCTCTGGAGTTAACCAACAGCACAACAATCCAGGAACTACTGCTTTTAAAAGAGAAGCTTCTTTTGGCAGGAATGGGGGTCCTCCTACCTCCACCCCTCGAACCCCAATCTCCCAGGGGAAGACTATGACTGTCAGCCCCACAAGGACTCCCTCTTCTGTGTGTAGTGCCTCACCTGTGGTGGGCAGCTCTTCAGGGAGTAGCTGGAGAGAAAGGGACAGTGGTATCAGTCAGTCTTTACTGCCTGCTCATGAAGCTGCAGACAGCCAGGGGGAGGAACTGGAGAGACTTCTGGAGGAGTGTAGGAAAGCTCTTGGTGTCACTGCCAGTAAGGATGGAGCCTCAAACACAACAG AAATACTAAAGTGTCTGCTGACAGAGGTGAAGAGTCTGAAGAGTACATTACAG ACAGAGCGTGGGGAATGGCTGCAGTTTCAGTCCGACCTACAGGTGGCAGTGTCAGTGGCAGATCGTCTGAGAGCCGAGGCAGAAGAGGAGCTCACAGCCCTCCGAACGGTGCACAAAGATGTAGAGAGGGAGCTGGCAGCTGCCCAGCAGAGACTGAAGGAGGCTGATATCCAACTGGTCACCCTAAGAGGGGAGTTGAAGGAGAGTAGGCAGAGACTGACTAATCTCACACCGGGTCCAGGTCAGGAACCAGAGAGGCCAAATAGACCAACCAATGAACCAGCAAAAAGCCCCGAAAACAAAGAAGTGACCCAGATGGGCAGGGAGCGAGGAGTTCATAAGTTGGGGCAAGAAGAGATGGAGAGTAAGTGTCTGAATGAAGTGACCAAGAATGTTGTCAGCAAGGAGGTCAGAAAGGACTGTAATAATGTGACTAAGCGCTACCTGAAAAATGTGACCAGTGAGGATCGGACTGGAGAGGCAGTGAGATCCAGCGAGACACAAAGGATGGTAACCACAGAGAGGTCAAG GAGTCTCTCCAGATTACCTGCTTCCCCAGACTCCCCCACCGTGCAGAATGGAACCTCCCAGACCAATACCGTCTCAACATTTGTACCTACAAACAAG AACACTGGGCCACTAAGAGGCAGGAGGAGTCTTGATTGGCAGGACAGCAGGACAAGCACTGACACAG GAAAGCGAGAGGAAACTCTGAACAAGTACAACTCAAGCCTCACAGAGCTGCCTCCCACCAA GTCCCAGGATGGCTTTAACATGCTGCTGCGTCGCCATGGAGGTTCTAAGAGAAACTCGCTGCTCCGCTGGTGTCAGAGCCAAACACAAGGCTACAAG aATATCGATATCACCAACTTCAGCAGCAGCTGGGCTGATGGCCTGGCCTTCTGTGCTGTGTACCATACCTACCTCCCTTCACACATACCGTACACTACTCTGACCCCAGAGAACAAG AGGGAGAATCTCAGTCTGGCATTCAAGACAGGAGAGAGTGTTGGAATCACACAGACTCTA ACAGTAGAGGAGATGCTGCGTGCAGGAGGTCCTGACTGGCAAAGGGTGCTGAACTATGTGGAGAGCATATACCGTCACTTTGAGATGTGA